CAGATTCCTCATGTGATCTGTTCTAAATCGTGGACTGAAGAGTCACCTCTTATACCGTTGAAGGTtattaaagacttttttttttttaatgaaccgTCTCACAGTCAGGTGTCCTATCGGTACGGTTATCGTGCACTACCTGTCGGTGCAGGACAGGGACAGTGATGGGACCTCCTGGACTTCATGAAATCCTTGAGGCGCTCCACTTCCTGCAGATAGAAAAGACGGTCCCTGGCAGCCCCTGCCTTCGCCCCCCGCAGGGCTCCCTCAAGAGCTCGGACCCTCTCGGCGGTGCGCTGAAGACGTCGCTCCAGTTTGGGAAGATCGCTGCGCAGCTCCATGTTGTCCCGTACCAACTGCCAGGAGATTAAGCGAACGGAATGGAAAATGAAAGGAGAACAGCTACACGGGTACCGAGTAGATGTGGGAAAGTACCATGGCACAGTCCTCCCTTTTTGCTTCCCTCCACTGGTCCCAGTGATCAGCAAAGAACAAGtgcaaatatgtgaaaattaGTTCTTGTCTCTCAGGGACTCAGAACGTGGCACCAGCTTGTTCCTACCAGTTGCAGATTATCACCTGCTTATGAATTTTGGTGAGATGTTCCAGGTTGTTCTCAAGGAAGGAGATCCTCTCCTTCTGGGTAGTTGCTCCCTCACGCTCACCGAGCCCCACTTCTGCAATCTAAAGGAGAGAGCAGGTTTGGACCTCATGAGTCAAGCAGAGAAGGATAAAAACAAATACGGCACACTGGTTCCTTGGGTTAAGAATgaccaaataaaaatgttttgaaggtaagatttttttttttatttgtaattgcattttcttatctattttctaaaactgGTGTTTGCAGCCGAGCGATCACGACTTGTTTTTACCCGTGGGATcgtaatgtttacatttatatttacattcttccatttagcagatgcttttccccaaagcaacgaACGTCACGGAGAAGAATACAGTAAGTAACATAACAGACAATGCAGCAAGTTCAAAGTGGTATGGAAATGATGAGTTTTGCACACTCTAATGGGACATACCAGGGAGGAAccctcaaaaaaaacaaattggtGTGTTGATTAAcaataattttgcatttgtttaaaactgATTGAAGCctgacattaataaaaaaattcatacagtaaatgtctcacaaaacaaatgttttttgcaATATGCAGGAAAGCTAACccacaaataaatcaaggctCATCAGTGTTATTAAGCTTTTCTTATTTGGGCCTGGGCATAAAAGTGACGTTTGACTTACGAATTGTACTAAGTTCAAAAGCCATCGTATTATTTTTACTCACGTTACTATACTGAGCTGTGAGTTCCTGAACAAATAATTTCCGCAGGTAGTGGAGCCGTTGAAGTTCATTCTTCAGgaatgaagaaaagcaaaaataaaagagTCGGTGTTGAGTAGAACAGgtgaataataaatatttccaaGCATCACATCTTGATAATAACCctttaatacacacattgtGATGCTgagttattcagtttttttttttttttttaactttttgtcatttaaattcatATCCCTACTTTTAAGTGGCTCATTATTTCAACTAGAATTATAGGCTTGATCTCAGCTCAGCAAGACAAAACATCCTCACCACCGTCCTCTCCAGCTCCTTGACACCCTGCCTTGACGAGTCACACTGCTCAAGCTGGGATCTGTCAGACGGAGTGAGACAAAGCAACAAAATTGTATAAGGACACTTTAACCGATTTTGGAGGGAATAAATAACATacgtattatatactgtatatggcggggcatggtggtgcagtgagttggaccgggtcctgctctccggtgggtctggggttcaagtcccgcttggggtgccttgcaaagcTCTGgacccctgcgaccccgtacgggacgagcggtttcagctgatgtgtgtgtatactatgTATATAACATACACAAGCATAATGGGTTTGGAATGTCAAGCAACGACCTTCAGCATGATGCAGGTTGAAAACCTAGCAGGTCACATATGGTTGAGCCATTATAACAAATACTGAATGAGAATAGTCAGTTGACATCCAGCATTTTGAACTGGTGAAACATTACTGTAAAGCTTATTTTCAGGTAATATTTTTGCAGGAGCACGTGAATAACCCGATATTGAGCTTTAAATATAATGTTAAACGGCTATTTTCGGCAGAGGCGTGTGCAGACTCACCTAAGTTCCTCCACTTGTTTACTCTTCTCCTGCTCTTGGCTCCAAAGACACGCAAAGTCACTGCGTAGCTGCTCCAACTCCAACTCAAGCTTCTGGTTCCGGCTAAAAGAGAGTATGTCAGGTCTAGTCGCTGCATTACTACAGACTGATGGATGTTTACGCggaacttttttcccccccagtttCTCCTTTTCCTCAGCTTTCTCTGCTGGGCCTCTGGATTTATGAGACATTTCGCCACGGAGATGTAGATGCTTCTCCGTAACAAGAAAGACAATCCATTCTAAACATAGATCTATACTTCCAGAGGGCACTTTGTGAAACATCGCACACGTAAGAACAGTGACGGGTTTTTCTGCGCTCGAGTTGTCACGGATCCTTTTTCCTAAGagcacatttctgcacacagactgattaAAAGCGACCGGATTCACCGCTGATTCTAttaatggaaaaacacagaGCGCACTGACTCTTTCAGCTCTCCGATGATCTTTTGCTTCTTGTTGATGTCGTCTTGCAGATGTCCAAACTGCTTGTAGGGGGCTTCGCGGTGAcgctcctcttcctgctccacaACCCAGTGACAGAGGTGGGGGTGAAAGAAATAGGTGCaaaagagggagaggggaatAATGTGgttttacacatacacacaactccAAGGTGCAGCCAGTTGCCGTTTCTGTCTGGCTTGCGTTACCTTTACGCTGCTTCCCTCTCGCGGCTCTTTCTTGTTCCTCTCTTTCTCCGGAGAATCTTcgataaaaagacaaaatcctttaaaattaacatttaaaaataccgTCAGAGCACACTACATTAGATACGAGCATGGATTTCAATGCTGTGAACGTGCACTTAATGTGCAGCAATGGATCTAGGCATTTACCCTGGCCCTGGAGTATTGCCATTTCCTCACTAAGTGCATGGAAACTGTCCTCCAGCTCCCTCTTTGTCATCTCCACGTTCTGCATGCACTCTGTCAGCGAGTGGATATTCGCCTCATGCTGGGAAAACAGAACGGAACCTCAGGAAACATACGCGGGAAAGGAACTTGTATACAGACAAACACAAGAGGGCAAAATGTGAAGGGCTCAAAGAATAAAtgtgggcggcatggtggcacagtgagtattgttgctgtctcacagcactcgggtggtgtgagaggatgtgggttcaatcctcactctgtgtgaagtttgtatgtttcctctgggtgctctggtttcctcccacagtccaaagacatgctgttcaggttccccatcgtgagtgacagagagagagagagtgtgttccactgatgtatggatgagtgacccggtgtaagtagtgtatctatcagtgtaagtcactgcggtgaataaggtgtgtgggctgataacacgacatagagttcattggaagtcgctttggagaaaagcgtctgctaaataaataaatgtattttgaatatACTGCGGTcacattttacatgcatttaatGGTGCCAGCTTTACGTGAGTGGCTCCcaattttttaaggaaaaaatacacaaaaaatggGTTTCCTGGTATTAATGACTGAGCTGGCTAGTAAGCCTAAATCAACCCTCTCCTGGGTTACTCACACTCAGATACCCTGTCATGTACCTCATTCTTTCTCactttgcacattttctgttaTGTATATTTGTTGTATAAATGTCTATGTATAGCCTCCTTTTTGTACTTATATTCATATTACATATAAATCTTTTTTAGAATTGTGTATATtgtctgtgtatattatatatttgtgcATATTGTCaccagactctggcctgtgtagTTTTTTTCCTTGCACTGCCTTGTATTTGCACTTGTGTGTTGTAACACACTCCAGTGTGTATCTATGTGGCacggaggtccaaagagaaacgaAATTTTGTTCTCTTGTATCTGTAACTCTCCTATAGGTGAAATTGAAGTTGACTTTGATAAATACCgaactgtatacagtatacagcacTGGTGTGTATtggttctttttcctttttttccatcattgCAACATATTTCATACACATGGCTACAGTTACGTGGTTTGAGTAAGAAAAAGCTTATGGTTATATAGCCCATAAAGTTTATAAGATGTACTTTATTTATCAAGCACTATTCCTTATGtatcggggggtgcggtggcacggtgggttggaccaggtcctgctctccagtgggtctggggttcgagtcccacttgggatgccttgcgacggactggcgtcctgtcctgggtgtgtcccctcccccttctggccatacgccctgtgttaccaggtaggctccggttccgtgaccccgtatgggacaagcggttccgaaaatgtgtgtgtgtatattccttATGTGGagcggggggcgcgggggcgcggtggtgcggtggcgcagtgggttggaccgggtcctactctccagtgggtctggggttcgagtcctgcttggggtgccttgcgatggactggcgtcccgtcctgggtgtgtcccctccgccttacgccctgtgttgctgggtaggctctggttccccatgaccctgtatgggatgagtggttcagaaagtgtgtgtgtgtgtgtgtgtgtgtgtgtgtaatgggggggtgcggtgggttggactgggtcctgctctctggtgggtctggggttcaagtcccacttggggtgccttgcgacggattggcgtcctgtcttgggtgtgtcccctccagccttacgccctgtgttgtcgggttaggctccggctccccgcgaccccatatgggacaagcagtttggatggtgtgcgtgtgtgtattccttATGTAAGTTGAGACTGCAATTTATTGTAGAAGAGCGTTCTGTCAAATTAAACTGAaccaaactgaactgaaaaagctAGGATTCACACACTTCTCCTCTGCCGTCTTCCACATCTGGCTGATCTGACCCGCTCCCGAATACTCCGTCTATTTCATCCATGCTACACGACCCTGACCTGTGAGATGAGCAGCTGGCAGGAGGACAGTTCACTCCCTGTCTCCTGCATCTTACGATGGCACTCCTGCTGCAGGTTCTCCAGCCGCCGGCAGCGCTTCACCATGTACTTCACCTCCGACCGGATCTTGGCAATGTAAATCCGTGCCACCGTAAACTCCTCCTCCAGGGCACTGCTGACTTCCACTGGCTGGGGAAGGAAGGCAGAGAAGGGGAAgaacagagaagaaaacagaatgCCTTTACTCTAGTAACTGACGCGCATGACGAATCTCTGTCCGTCTCCCCGGGCCTTACCAGTCTGATCTTCCTGTTCCCTACAACCATGCTGAACTCGCTAAGGTCCTGCATGAGGCCGTTGAGCACCTTCGCAATCCGTTTCCGCTGCTGTCCGCTCTCTTTTTGCATGCGTGACAGCTCTGTCTCCAGGGCCTGCAGGTGCGTCTAGAGGGTTTGAGGGACACGGAATTGTAAGAAGGACCAGAGCAGGCGTAAgtaggaagaggaggaagaactACAGGTgctccccgatttacgatgggctTATGCTCCGCGAGACCCATCACGAGtcgaaaatggatttaatacacctaatacacacctctgcgtggctgactgggagatgcggatcgctgccgctgcccagcatcgcgggaaaaaaaatcaaaatccataattcaaagtacggtttctactgaacgtttatcgccagctcatcatcgtaaagtcgaaaaaaatcgcaagACGAACCATCGCAAATCGGGGACCACCAGTACGCGTTAAAGAACGAGAACAATAAATCTAACTGACCATTTTCTGGGCAAGCTCTGCAGCCAGCAGCTGACTTTGCAGGCTCTGGTCCTCCACCTCCTGGCTCTTGAGGTCATAGTTAAGGGCCAACTCTTCCAAGGCCTGCAACACCTCCTCCACCTCGACCTTGGCACAGTCGTTCTCCCCCTGCAGCCGGCGCATGTGCGTCTGCACGTCTTCGCTATGCCTGCGTATTGATGCCACCAGCTGAGAAGGACATAGAGTTATTTTTCCGCTTTAATTGCTTGTtcaagggcacacacacacacacacacacacacacactgtctgaaaccgctggtcccgagcgggattacagcaaaccggagccgaaccaggcaacacagagcacaaggctggagggggaggggacacacccaggacgagacaccagtctgtcgctaGGCACCCCACACCCGAGACACCCAAGCCTGCCGCACCACTGCGCTTGTTCAAGTGCACCGGTATCGAAAAAAGAGATTTCAGAGGCCAAGTAACTTATTAATGAAAatacctgggaaaaaaaaatccatcaaagCAATAATGCGTTCATCTGTACAATGACGAAGAGATATGTAGGTGGGACCCTCACCTTGTCACGCTCCCTCATGTGCTCCCTCAGCTCCTCCACCACCTGGCTGTGCTTCAGTATTTCATCATcctgacaaaataaaacactcaACAATCGAGTACGAAATACCCGCATCGAAGACGCTGGAACGTGCGTCTGCAGGTTCACGCGTCACCTTATCGTCCAGCTTGCTGTGCAGCCTGTCGATCTCCTCCTCGTACTTCTTCCGCTCCTCCTCCGAGATGCAGATCATAATGGAGGAGCTTCTGCTGCCAAGGGCCTCCAGCGGCTctctttccagaatgttctctcCTTGAAGACGGGGAAGGAGCAGGTCTGGACACAAAGTACCGCCGGAGTGAATTTATGATGCCATAACCTGCTCAATTATTCAAGCTTTGTTGCACAGCCAGATGCCCGTGTTAGAAGCCAGTGTGCAGTAAGCTTAACTGCCCCTCTGTCCTTTGAAACAGGTCCCCTCGTCTCACCATTACGTCGGCAGTTCAGTTCAGCCTCCAGCATTTTTATGGTCTCCTTCTGGTTCTTGCtcttgtccttctccttctcatACTTCCTCTTCCACTGCTCTGCCGTCAGCTCAACATTTACAGAAACGGTGTTCCTGATGGTCTTTGCACTGGGTTGGAAGAGAAAAGGCGAGATATGGGGGGAAGATGTCATTAGGAACACAGCATAAGATGATTATACAAGCGGATGTTAATTTTCAGATGTTAACGGCATTTTTGAATTTGTGCAATGGAAAGAGGTAATCCACATGCCAGCCAGTTTTGGTTAAACTGCAAAAGtatgcattttttcttcttaattttcTTGAGCCACTTGTTCTTTGCAGGGTCACAATGGcttagagcctatcccagaagcacaggataTGATCCAGGGTACTCCCTGGGCAGGACACCGATCCATCACCGGGCAATCACATACACTAATTCACTCATTCAGACACACCGCATGCAGTTCAGaatcactaattcacctgaaatgcatctctttggactgtgggttcTCCCACAGCACTCCAGAGCAACCAGCAGAAACCGCTGAggcatggggagagcatgcaaaactccacacagactgagcattcGCAGAAGCATGAAGCAGAACGAAAAACTAAAGGCTGTTAAAAGGAGCCTTCCTTCTGATACCGTTGTCCAAACATGAGAGTGGACTTGGTCTCCGCATCATTAAAGCTGGAAGGGGAGCAGCAAATGAACATGGTGGTGCGACAGTTCCCCCCTAGTGAGTCCTGCAGGATCCGGGTCATCTTGCTATCTCTGTATGGAACATGGACTTTCTACCAGGAAGAAGAGCGAATAACCGGTTACCCTCAAGTCAGTCCGAGATAAAGACAAATCCGAGACGCTGCAAACAGAATACGTCAACACAGCAATCTATTAAACAATCTCTATAAAGCCCTGTGTATATACAATGAATCAAGTCCTATGAAGGTAATTTATACGAGGAGGTCTTCAACCTGCAGTGTCTAGGGATTGAGGCAAGATCTAGAAATACACCGGTACACAAGTGTACAGATGTGGGGTTACTGACAGAACCCTCGGCCAGTGCAGAAATGACGTTGCCAAGCGACGACAGCGACTTGTTGATGTTCTTGGCCTCATCCAGCACAGCTCCTTCAGCACCCGTCTTACTGACCTGAAAATTTGAGACAGAGATACAGGGAAGCCAGACAATGATCATTTTTAAGCTTGAGGGAGGGGAAGCACATGTTGTAGTgattagcactgctgcctttgggcacaaaggttgcaggtttgaatccactaCCCgatgcagtatccttgagcaacgcacttaccctaaaattgctcaacAATAagttacccagccgtataaatgtgtaaataattgaaggTCGCTCAACatttaaagtcactttggagaaaatggtcagcaaaatgaataaatgcaaatgttactCAAAAATTTACAGTTAACAAGCTTATACAGATACACTCCATCCATGCAAGTATAGTTTATCTCCTTCTTGCCAGTCAGGTTCATCAGCTGGATCTCTTACCTTCTACCTCCTGACCAGGTCTACCAGGTACTCTTACTCACCTTCTCGCTGCCAGCCAGATCCACAAGGTAGAGTTTCCCACTGAGTTTTTGCTCTGTCTCCAAATGCTCCTGCCTGATGTCAATTAGGAAGATGCTATGGCTGCGGGAGCTGTGTTCATTCATGTCTGGACAAACAGGAGAGGGAGGATTCACTCAGCTGATAGACAGACATTCTACATCACTTTGCACATAGAGGGAAGAAGCACTGACTTGTAACAGCAACATGGCGATTGGCCTTTCCCTCGTCAATGACATCCATAATTTCTTCAGGGCTGGACACAAAACGTTCAGTACAACCCTGCAGAAAAAGGGAGGATGGGAAAGATCGAGAgtcaaaaaacaaagcaaagcagtCAAAGACGGTAACCGAAATAAGCATTTTCTGAATTTCAGTGATAATCAGTCTCTGGAGATCATGGAGAAGGCACCGTAAATTTGGTATGTTGCAGGCGTACTACACCTTTACATAAGGGACTCGGTTCATATCCTCATGGACTGACAGGTTGGTTTTGGATACTGAAAGAGGGAATACAGCACAGCGAACAGTACATCAGTTTTGTTTAATACTGATGCTAAGCACTACTGAACTTTTTAGAGGGAATGAAAAATCATTGCCACTATAGCGAGAAAAGAACACTCTTCCCTACCATTGTTCATTCATAGGTAACTACATGCAACTACAGTTAGTTTTATTTCTAACGACAGATTATTTAATACCCGGATATTCATTAGTAACACTATTTTATATTGCCTTTGTAATAGTACTGCAGTTTTTTCCggaacatgtgcaacattttgcTTACCATCCAAAAGGTCCCggattttttccatatatatttcaaaatatgacaccttaaagatggaaaaaaaaaaaaatcacaatgagAACCATGAAATATGACACTTGAATGTCCAAGGGGCTCCAAGGGCTTGTGGTTGGGGTCAGGCTGAATCTTTGAGTCTCTCATCTTAGTTTTGAGTTCTGTCCTTGTACCTTGATTTGGAACTCCAGGTTCTCATCCATAGTAAAGATGTAGTTGAAAATATCACTAGCAATCCTGGGAATTATTCCCTTTTGCTGTTCATCGTGCAGCTTCCCCTAACGTGGTTAAGGAAGAAGAaaaccatatttaaaaaaaaaatgtgagcacTGAACAACAACATaatgtgaaaagcatctgctaaaaaaataaatgcaaatgtaaatgtaatatagtaTAATGACAATGTAGGAAAACGAGAACATTTACCAGTGTGAAATTATGCCATTTTTTTGTTACTAAATTTATGGAAAGTTGTTTTATCCTGTATCCCTGAGTCTTACCTCCATGGTATAGGTCTTCCCAGAGGAGGTCTGTCCATAGGCAAAAATGGTGCCATTGTATCCTGACAAAACATCTGCAAATATACACATCTAAGTCATGTTTGCAGCcctaaatacatttacactgacacaCGAGTCAGTTACATTTGTGCCACTCACCATATCTACAAGAATATAGAGGTGTGCTGTATTTGTCGACACAAGCAAATCACGTATACCTCGACAAGCCAAGAGTTAAGTAATGATTAGTCATGCTTGTGTCATTCAATCCATCCATAAATTAGTGAATAACAATTCTTGCCAACCGaacatacaaaaaatacaacgtCTCACATCAAATAATGGCACAATTGACTTAAAAATGCAATTAGCTAttcaaactctgcacttgagagACTTCTATATGATACACAAGCACTTTCGGTTTGGGACAACGTCAAGTAACAACCTTCACTATGATGCAGGTTCGAAACCCAGCATGACACCTATAGCCGAGCCATTATAACAAATACTGAGTGAGAATTCAGTGCAAAAATGCAACTAGCTGTTCGAACTCTGCACTTGATAGTTCGACATCAACAATCAGCTGTGCCGCTCGACCACTGACCGCAATAAAATGAccacagaaagaaaataaaaagctttaaTGCCTAACTTCTTGAGGGGTGAGCAGGTTTTTGTCTTTGATAAAATCCTGGCAAAAGAAATTACTGGACTCCTCCGCATACCTTTCACTGTCTGTTTGGCACAGGTGTTGTAGACCTGTTCCTGCGTAGTGT
This genomic window from Scleropages formosus chromosome 1, fSclFor1.1, whole genome shotgun sequence contains:
- the kif5aa gene encoding kinesin family member 5Aa; amino-acid sequence: MADARAECSIRVLCRFRPFNDAEVRRGDLFFPTFQGDDTVVVGGKSYIFDRVFPTNTTQEQVYNTCAKQTVKDVLSGYNGTIFAYGQTSSGKTYTMEGKLHDEQQKGIIPRIASDIFNYIFTMDENLEFQIKVSYFEIYMEKIRDLLDVSKTNLSVHEDMNRVPYVKGCTERFVSSPEEIMDVIDEGKANRHVAVTNMNEHSSRSHSIFLIDIRQEHLETEQKLSGKLYLVDLAGSEKVSKTGAEGAVLDEAKNINKSLSSLGNVISALAEGSKVHVPYRDSKMTRILQDSLGGNCRTTMFICCSPSSFNDAETKSTLMFGQRAKTIRNTVSVNVELTAEQWKRKYEKEKDKSKNQKETIKMLEAELNCRRNDLLLPRLQGENILEREPLEALGSRSSSIMICISEEERKKYEEEIDRLHSKLDDKDDEILKHSQVVEELREHMRERDKLVASIRRHSEDVQTHMRRLQGENDCAKVEVEEVLQALEELALNYDLKSQEVEDQSLQSQLLAAELAQKMTHLQALETELSRMQKESGQQRKRIAKVLNGLMQDLSEFSMVVGNRKIRLPVEVSSALEEEFTVARIYIAKIRSEVKYMVKRCRRLENLQQECHRKMQETGSELSSCQLLISQHEANIHSLTECMQNVEMTKRELEDSFHALSEEMAILQGQDSPEKERNKKEPREGSSVKEEERHREAPYKQFGHLQDDINKKQKIIGELKDRNQKLELELEQLRSDFACLWSQEQEKSKQVEELRSQLEQCDSSRQGVKELERTVNELQRLHYLRKLFVQELTAQYSNIAEVGLGEREGATTQKERISFLENNLEHLTKIHKQLVRDNMELRSDLPKLERRLQRTAERVRALEGALRGAKAGAARDRLFYLQEVERLKDFMKSRRSHHCPCPAPTARLCAPRCSSAGRHVGSARDSPVSFSNAMFQRNVPCHPLQTNTAPLGTSANKTSYTQSPNSCTLQANSGKIRDINDNSEMETPSKLYSSEQEADPVQ